A portion of the Marinitoga litoralis genome contains these proteins:
- a CDS encoding ABC transporter permease: protein MTAYIIRRLLLLPLIIFGVTLIVFSMMQLLGEDQLLAAYVDPNSLDKMSVEELEMVKEKYGLNDDPFTRYVKWIGSVAQGDLGWSIVGKEPVAKAILHRLPSSLELALYAIFPIIGVGVWLGVQAALHRNKWQDQLIRIFSIVGWSFPDFVFGLLVLMVFYSWLGWFPPGRVSLQVANIINSPDFHQYTKLVTIDGLLNGRIDVFWDGLRHLIGPILTLSYLWWAYLIRITRSSMLEVLSKDYVRTARAKGLSEKVVINKHAKRNALIPVATVAGSMIIGLIMGVIIVETIFVRPGIGSFAAKAAGQLDYASIMGMLLFSSFLLIVGNLIIDISYALIDPRIRYE from the coding sequence ATGACGGCGTATATTATTAGGAGGTTGTTATTATTACCTCTTATAATTTTTGGGGTTACCCTAATAGTTTTCTCCATGATGCAATTACTCGGAGAAGACCAATTATTAGCTGCATATGTTGATCCAAACTCTTTAGATAAGATGTCAGTTGAAGAGTTGGAAATGGTTAAAGAGAAGTATGGGTTAAATGATGATCCATTTACAAGATATGTTAAATGGATTGGATCTGTTGCACAAGGTGACTTAGGATGGTCAATTGTGGGTAAAGAACCAGTAGCTAAAGCAATTTTGCACAGATTACCTTCTTCTTTAGAATTAGCTTTATATGCTATATTCCCAATAATTGGTGTGGGAGTATGGTTAGGTGTTCAGGCAGCATTGCATAGAAATAAATGGCAGGATCAGCTAATTAGAATTTTTTCTATTGTAGGTTGGTCATTCCCGGATTTTGTTTTTGGTTTATTAGTTCTTATGGTATTTTATAGTTGGCTTGGTTGGTTCCCCCCTGGAAGAGTTAGTCTGCAAGTTGCAAATATAATCAACTCGCCAGACTTTCATCAATATACTAAATTAGTTACTATTGATGGATTATTAAATGGAAGAATTGATGTATTTTGGGATGGTTTAAGACATTTAATTGGCCCTATATTAACATTATCCTACTTATGGTGGGCATATTTGATCAGAATTACAAGATCATCAATGTTAGAAGTATTAAGTAAAGATTATGTTAGAACAGCAAGAGCAAAAGGATTATCAGAAAAAGTTGTTATAAATAAACATGCTAAAAGAAATGCTTTAATCCCTGTAGCTACAGTTGCAGGTTCAATGATTATAGGTTTAATAATGGGTGTTATTATTGTTGAAACAATCTTTGTTAGACCTGGTATAGGAAGTTTTGCAGCTAAAGCTGCAGGACAACTTGATTATGCTTCAATTATGGGTATGTTATTATTCTCATCATTCTTATTAATCGTTGGTAATTTGATCATAGACATATCATATGCATTAATCGATCCAAGAATTAGATACGAGTGA